The Pseudomonas sp. G2-4 genome window below encodes:
- a CDS encoding DAHL domain-containing protein yields the protein MTILRRLGLVLIGLLLASVLLFMYIQSGAQQAASYIESRDLVRLLKQQDAIWDNEVLKSRIALTHNYDPLVSPLHEMSRLWQRLDAIELVEGRHAPSLWKNERDEYLKAVKEKTRLVEQFKSHNAVLRNSLAFLPTAEDDIQGQFARLSDEDKLRLQSVAIDTYDLLLSSMEFAQVTTREQAAEVLLGLNRLEINKERLPPGLRASVDILRRHIALILREQPLVNGLLQDIEAVPVASRLDIITNLLDKDQGKAAAKHQRNHIYLLVFATFLVLILIWLAIRLMRSFAEIKRVNTALHTANDELEQRVEERTRQLKDTQSELMDTARQAGMAEIATNVLHNVGNVLNSVNISADLVSRKLRSSKALGLGKAMQLINEHSRDLGHFLTEDEKGKLLPGYLNQLVDAIALEQQSLTDELAQLSKSVDHIKDIVSTQQSYAGANSMVEPLVVSELLEDALRMNSGALTRHHVTVIKEYGDVPRIMGDKHRLLLILINLISNAKYAMAGVSNHARNITLKAKVVEGETLQISVKDEGEGIPEENMTRIFAHGFTTRKEGHGFGLHSCALAAIEMNGQLTAHSEGPGTGATFVLQLPLKLAEGEP from the coding sequence ATGACGATTCTCCGTCGCCTGGGCCTGGTACTCATTGGTCTGTTGCTGGCTTCTGTCCTGCTGTTCATGTACATCCAGTCGGGCGCCCAACAGGCCGCCTCCTACATTGAATCCCGGGACCTGGTCCGCCTGCTTAAACAACAGGATGCCATCTGGGACAACGAAGTCCTCAAATCGCGGATCGCCCTCACCCACAATTACGATCCCCTGGTTTCCCCTCTTCATGAGATGTCACGTCTCTGGCAACGCCTCGACGCCATTGAATTGGTGGAAGGTCGCCACGCGCCATCACTCTGGAAAAACGAACGCGACGAATACCTCAAGGCAGTCAAGGAGAAAACCCGTCTGGTGGAACAGTTCAAGTCCCACAACGCGGTGCTGCGAAACTCCTTGGCCTTCCTGCCCACGGCCGAAGACGACATTCAGGGACAGTTCGCCCGGCTGTCCGACGAGGACAAACTGCGACTGCAAAGCGTTGCCATCGATACGTATGACCTGTTGCTCAGCAGCATGGAATTCGCCCAGGTCACCACCCGGGAACAGGCGGCCGAAGTCCTGCTGGGCCTGAACAGGCTGGAGATCAACAAGGAGCGGCTGCCGCCAGGGCTGCGTGCTTCCGTCGATATCCTGCGCAGGCACATCGCCCTGATCCTGCGCGAACAGCCACTGGTCAATGGGTTGCTGCAAGACATAGAAGCGGTCCCCGTGGCCAGTCGCCTGGACATCATTACCAACCTGCTCGACAAGGACCAGGGAAAGGCCGCCGCCAAGCACCAGCGCAACCATATCTACCTGTTGGTATTCGCCACGTTCCTGGTGCTGATCCTGATCTGGCTGGCGATCCGGCTGATGCGCAGCTTCGCCGAGATCAAGCGGGTCAACACCGCCCTGCACACCGCCAACGACGAGCTGGAACAACGGGTCGAGGAACGGACTCGCCAGCTCAAGGACACACAAAGCGAATTGATGGACACCGCCCGCCAGGCTGGCATGGCGGAGATCGCCACCAACGTGTTGCACAACGTGGGCAATGTGCTCAACAGCGTGAACATCTCCGCTGACCTGGTCTCCCGCAAGCTGCGCAGCAGCAAGGCCCTGGGGCTGGGCAAGGCGATGCAGCTGATTAACGAGCATTCCCGTGACCTGGGGCACTTCCTCACCGAAGACGAGAAAGGCAAGCTGTTGCCCGGTTACCTCAATCAACTGGTGGATGCCATCGCGCTCGAGCAGCAAAGCCTTACTGACGAACTGGCCCAGTTGAGCAAGAGCGTGGACCACATCAAGGACATCGTTTCCACCCAGCAATCCTACGCCGGCGCCAATAGCATGGTAGAACCCCTGGTGGTCAGCGAATTGCTCGAGGACGCCCTGCGCATGAACTCCGGCGCCCTCACCCGCCACCACGTGACGGTCATCAAGGAATACGGCGACGTGCCGCGCATCATGGGCGACAAGCACCGCTTGCTGCTGATTCTTATCAACCTGATCAGCAATGCCAAATACGCCATGGCGGGAGTTTCCAACCATGCGCGCAACATCACTCTGAAGGCCAAGGTCGTAGAGGGTGAAACCCTGCAGATCAGCGTCAAGGATGAAGGTGAAGGCATTCCGGAGGAAAACATGACACGCATCTTCGCCCACGGCTTTACCACGCGTAAGGAAGGCCACGGGTTCGGCCTGCACAGTTGTGCACTGGCGGCGATTGAAATGAACGGCCAACTCACCGCCCACAGCGAGGGGCCAGGCACCGGGGCAACGTTCGTCTTGCAACTGCCCCTGAAACTCGCGGAAGGTGAACCATGA
- a CDS encoding ATP-binding protein has product MNNMSNRRILLIDDTPAIHDDFRKILTPEDENNADLQDMESALFGDAPKPTATVFELDSAYGGQEGLKKLQEAAAKGRPYALAFVDMRMPEGWDGAKTIEELWKRDPQLQVVVCTAYSDYSWDELLDRLNGHDRLLILKKPFDNIEVQQMANTLTTKWEMTSRAQLQMSKLEDLVEQRTLAFKQASELLQMEIDERKMLESQLVQSEKLASLGQLAAGVAHEINNPIGFISSNLGALDGYFGKLQEMLEAYGGAEESIASQELVVQLKSLRDQVELDFLIEDIPMLIKESKEGIARVGRIVKDLKDFSRVDASQEWQLANLQQGMDSTLNIVANEIKYKADVVKQYTPLPEVECLPSQINQVIMNLIVNAAQAIGPERGTITLRNGVEGDNVWIEVADNGSGMPPETLQKIFDPFFTTKPVGQGTGLGLSLSYGIVKKHHGEITVSSEVGVGTTFRIELPMRQLKQAV; this is encoded by the coding sequence ATGAACAACATGAGTAATCGGCGCATCCTGTTGATCGATGATACGCCCGCCATCCATGACGACTTTCGCAAGATCCTCACGCCGGAGGATGAGAACAATGCCGACCTGCAAGACATGGAAAGCGCGCTGTTCGGCGACGCGCCGAAACCGACCGCCACCGTATTCGAACTCGACTCGGCCTACGGCGGCCAGGAAGGCCTGAAAAAATTGCAGGAGGCCGCCGCGAAAGGGCGCCCGTATGCCCTGGCGTTTGTCGACATGCGCATGCCCGAAGGATGGGATGGCGCCAAGACCATCGAAGAACTCTGGAAGCGCGACCCGCAGTTGCAGGTGGTGGTTTGCACCGCGTACTCGGATTATTCCTGGGATGAACTGCTGGACCGCCTGAACGGCCACGACCGGTTGCTGATCCTGAAAAAACCCTTCGACAACATCGAAGTCCAGCAGATGGCCAACACCCTGACCACCAAATGGGAAATGACCTCCCGCGCGCAACTGCAGATGAGCAAGCTCGAAGACCTGGTGGAACAACGCACCCTGGCGTTCAAACAGGCCAGTGAGCTGCTGCAAATGGAAATCGACGAACGCAAGATGCTCGAAAGCCAGTTGGTGCAATCGGAAAAGCTCGCCTCGCTGGGTCAGTTGGCGGCCGGGGTGGCCCACGAAATAAACAATCCGATCGGCTTCATCTCCTCCAACCTGGGCGCCTTGGACGGCTACTTTGGCAAACTCCAGGAAATGCTCGAAGCCTATGGTGGCGCGGAGGAATCCATCGCCTCGCAGGAGCTGGTGGTGCAGTTGAAGAGCCTGCGTGATCAGGTGGAACTGGACTTCCTCATCGAGGACATCCCGATGCTGATCAAGGAATCCAAGGAGGGCATCGCCCGGGTGGGGCGGATCGTCAAGGACCTGAAGGACTTCTCTCGCGTCGACGCCTCCCAGGAATGGCAGTTGGCCAATTTGCAGCAAGGCATGGATTCGACGTTGAACATCGTCGCCAACGAAATCAAGTACAAGGCCGACGTGGTCAAGCAATACACGCCGTTGCCGGAAGTGGAATGCCTGCCGTCGCAGATCAACCAGGTGATCATGAACCTGATCGTCAACGCCGCCCAGGCCATCGGCCCCGAACGCGGCACCATCACCCTGCGCAACGGTGTGGAAGGTGACAACGTGTGGATCGAAGTGGCCGACAACGGCTCGGGCATGCCCCCCGAAACGCTGCAAAAAATCTTCGATCCCTTCTTCACCACCAAACCCGTCGGCCAAGGCACGGGGCTGGGGCTGTCACTGTCCTATGGCATCGTGAAAAAGCACCATGGCGAGATCACGGTGAGTAGCGAGGTTGGCGTGGGTACTACGTTCCGCATTGAATTGCCGATGCGGCAGTTGAAGCAGGCGGTTTGA